From Streptomyces sp. NBC_00683, one genomic window encodes:
- the glgX gene encoding glycogen debranching protein GlgX translates to MQVWPGQAYPLGATYDGAGTNFAVFSEAADRIELCLLHDDGSETAVELRETDAFVRHAYLPGVMPGQRYGFRVHGPYEPQRGQRCNSAKLLLDPYARAISGQIKWGEAVYGYPFGRPDARNDLDSAPHMMSSVVVNPYFDWGDDRRPRTDYHRTVIYEAHVKGLTMLHPGLPEELRGTYAGLAHPEIIAHLTELGVTAIELMPVHQFVQDHRLADAGLANYWGYNTIGFFAPHNAYASWGDRGEQVLEFKQAVRALHQAGIEVILDVVYNHTAEGNHLGPTLSFRGLDNASYYRLADDQRYYMDTTGTGNSLLMRSPHVLQLIMDSLRYWVTEMHVDGFRFDLAATLARQFHEVDRLSSFFDLVQQDPVVSQVKLIAEPWDVGEGGYQVGNFPPLWTEWNGKYRDTVRDLWRGEPRTLAEFAGRLTGSSDLYQDDGRRPLASINFTTCHDGFTLNDLVSYNDKRNDANGEGNRDGESHNRSWNCGAEGETEDKEVQELRSRQMRNFIATLMLSQGVPMLSHGDEFARTQRGNNNAYCQDNELSWVHWPDPAAAAAQDGDADGAGTGGTDTSLLEFTRSMVWLRRDHPVFRRRRFFHGRPVEGTHDELSDIAWFTPRGEEMTQRDWQAAHAKAMTVFLNGHAISEPGPRGERISDDSFLLMFNAGADTLEFAVPMNHGRQWQVVVDTGIPDGVAPGAGPKVSAGDRVTLIGRSLTVLKRPA, encoded by the coding sequence ATGCAGGTCTGGCCGGGACAGGCGTATCCCCTCGGTGCCACGTACGACGGCGCCGGGACCAACTTCGCGGTCTTCTCGGAGGCCGCCGACCGAATCGAGTTGTGCCTGCTGCACGATGACGGTTCAGAAACGGCGGTGGAACTCCGCGAGACCGATGCCTTCGTCCGTCACGCCTACCTGCCCGGGGTGATGCCGGGTCAGCGGTACGGCTTCCGGGTGCACGGCCCGTACGAGCCGCAGCGCGGGCAGCGCTGCAATTCGGCGAAGCTGCTCCTCGATCCGTACGCGCGTGCGATCTCCGGGCAGATCAAGTGGGGCGAGGCGGTGTACGGCTACCCCTTCGGCCGGCCCGACGCGCGCAACGACCTGGACTCCGCGCCGCACATGATGAGCTCGGTGGTGGTGAACCCGTACTTCGACTGGGGCGACGACCGCCGTCCCCGCACGGACTACCACCGCACGGTGATCTACGAGGCCCATGTGAAGGGCCTGACGATGCTTCACCCGGGCCTGCCCGAGGAGCTGCGCGGCACCTACGCCGGGCTCGCCCACCCCGAGATCATCGCCCACCTCACCGAGCTGGGTGTCACGGCGATCGAACTGATGCCGGTGCACCAGTTCGTCCAGGACCACCGTCTCGCCGACGCGGGCCTCGCCAACTACTGGGGCTACAACACCATCGGGTTCTTCGCCCCGCACAACGCGTACGCCTCCTGGGGCGACCGCGGCGAGCAGGTGCTCGAGTTCAAACAGGCCGTGCGGGCACTCCACCAGGCGGGCATCGAGGTGATCCTCGACGTCGTCTACAACCACACCGCCGAGGGCAACCACCTGGGGCCGACGCTCTCGTTCCGGGGTCTGGACAACGCCTCGTACTACCGGCTGGCCGACGACCAGCGGTACTACATGGACACCACGGGCACCGGGAACTCCCTGCTGATGCGGTCGCCGCACGTACTGCAGCTGATCATGGACTCCCTGCGGTACTGGGTGACCGAGATGCATGTGGACGGCTTCCGCTTCGATCTCGCCGCGACGCTGGCACGCCAGTTCCACGAGGTGGACCGGCTGTCGTCGTTCTTCGACCTGGTGCAGCAGGATCCGGTGGTCAGCCAGGTGAAGCTGATCGCCGAGCCGTGGGACGTGGGCGAGGGCGGCTACCAGGTGGGCAACTTCCCGCCGCTGTGGACCGAGTGGAACGGCAAGTACCGCGACACGGTGCGGGATCTGTGGCGGGGCGAGCCCCGGACGCTCGCCGAGTTCGCGGGTCGGCTCACCGGATCCTCCGACCTGTACCAGGACGACGGCAGACGTCCTCTGGCCTCCATCAACTTCACCACCTGCCACGACGGCTTCACGCTGAACGACCTGGTGTCGTACAACGACAAGCGCAACGACGCGAACGGCGAGGGCAACCGGGACGGCGAGAGCCACAACCGCTCCTGGAACTGCGGTGCGGAGGGCGAGACCGAGGACAAGGAGGTCCAGGAGCTGCGCAGCCGTCAGATGCGCAACTTCATCGCCACGCTGATGCTCTCCCAGGGCGTCCCGATGCTGAGCCACGGCGACGAGTTCGCCCGCACCCAGCGGGGCAACAACAACGCGTACTGCCAGGACAACGAGCTCTCGTGGGTCCACTGGCCCGATCCGGCCGCCGCGGCCGCGCAGGACGGCGACGCAGACGGTGCGGGCACCGGCGGCACGGACACGAGTCTGCTGGAGTTCACCCGGTCCATGGTCTGGCTGCGCCGGGACCACCCGGTCTTCAGGCGCAGGCGCTTCTTCCACGGCCGCCCGGTGGAGGGCACGCACGATGAGTTGTCCGACATCGCCTGGTTCACCCCCAGGGGTGAGGAGATGACGCAGCGGGACTGGCAGGCCGCGCACGCCAAGGCCATGACGGTCTTCCTGAACGGCCATGCGATCTCGGAGCCGGGGCCGCGCGGCGAGCGGATCTCCGACGACTCGTTCCTGCTGATGTTCAACGCGGGCGCCGACACCCTGGAATTCGCCGTTCCGATGAACCACGGGAGGCAGTGGCAGGTCGTCGTGGACACGGGCATCCCGGACGGAGTGGCTCCGGGTGCGGGTCCCAAGGTGTCGGCGGGTGACCGGGTGACGCTCATCGGGCGCAGCCTGACGGTGCTCAAGCGCCCGGCGTAG
- the treY gene encoding malto-oligosyltrehalose synthase, producing MTPTATYRLQLQPDFPFAAAGQAVPYIAALGVSHLHLSPVLEAVPGSGHGYDVVDHGRVRAELGGEEGLRQLAATARAHGLGLILDIVPNHMAAAPRHNRQLWEVLREGPQSPYAHWFDIDWAAGGGKVLLPVLAGRIGDEAGRFEVGARDDGSPVLRYGDQEFPLREGTADLPLPELLAAQHYRLAWWRLARTELNYRRFFTISELIGVRVEHPEVFAATHGKVLELVGDGVLDGLRIDHPDGLADPAAYLERLGGATGGRWTVVEKILTGSEPLPAGWAVAGTTGYDALHRIDGLFTDPMGAADLLGRYRDFAGPPGDRGGYWTATVRRAAYRVVTHELAAETEWLTRLAVQACSGDPARMDHAPWALHTAVRELLVRVPVYRPYVTAGGPLTEVAESALPAEAVQEAKAVFSVPQEAAAVDVVRDLALGRLGDGPEHTAFCARFAQTASALHAKSVEDTAFYRYVPLISATEVGGDPGRPAVSPEEFHAFCARLSRDWPATGTVLTTHDTKRSGDVRARIAVLSECPERWASLVAQLARATTVSAPDPQLAWQAWQSAYGCAGLPTGEMAGRLEPALLKSVREAGLFTSWTEPDPAYEHAVSEFVAAGPGADTGQARAMMTRFADTLAPFVRANVLGAALVHLTMPGVPDLYQGTEREYIALVDPDNRRPFSRPPADVPDEKAGLTVAALGLRRERPGLFGESGTYAPLAAHGPAAAHCLAFCRSGEAVTAVTRLALRLEEEGGWGDTALTLPDEGPWHDLLSPGREFTGTTVAVAELFAERPVALLVKAEGGGAADGG from the coding sequence ATGACGCCCACCGCCACGTACCGGCTCCAGCTCCAACCGGACTTCCCGTTCGCCGCCGCCGGACAAGCCGTGCCGTACATCGCCGCGCTCGGCGTCTCCCATCTGCATCTGTCCCCGGTGCTGGAGGCCGTGCCCGGCTCCGGGCACGGCTACGACGTCGTCGACCACGGCCGGGTGCGGGCCGAGCTCGGCGGGGAGGAGGGGCTGCGGCAGCTGGCCGCCACGGCCCGTGCGCACGGGCTCGGGCTGATCCTGGACATCGTGCCCAATCACATGGCCGCCGCGCCCAGGCACAACCGGCAGCTGTGGGAGGTGCTGCGCGAGGGACCGCAGTCGCCGTACGCCCACTGGTTCGACATCGACTGGGCGGCGGGCGGCGGCAAGGTGCTGCTGCCCGTGCTCGCGGGGCGGATCGGCGACGAGGCCGGCCGCTTCGAGGTCGGCGCCCGCGACGACGGCTCACCGGTGCTCCGATACGGCGACCAGGAGTTCCCGCTGCGCGAGGGCACCGCGGACCTGCCCCTGCCGGAGCTCCTTGCCGCCCAGCACTACCGGCTGGCCTGGTGGCGGCTGGCCCGTACGGAACTCAACTACCGGCGGTTCTTCACCATCTCCGAACTGATCGGGGTCCGTGTCGAGCACCCGGAGGTATTCGCCGCCACCCACGGCAAGGTCCTCGAACTGGTCGGTGACGGAGTCCTCGACGGTCTGCGCATCGACCATCCGGACGGCCTGGCCGACCCCGCCGCGTACCTGGAGCGGCTCGGCGGGGCGACCGGCGGGCGGTGGACCGTGGTCGAGAAGATCCTCACCGGCTCCGAACCCCTGCCCGCCGGCTGGGCGGTCGCGGGGACGACCGGCTACGACGCGCTGCACCGCATCGACGGTCTGTTCACCGACCCGATGGGCGCGGCGGACCTGCTCGGCCGCTACCGCGACTTCGCGGGCCCGCCCGGCGACCGCGGCGGCTACTGGACCGCGACCGTCCGCCGGGCGGCGTACCGCGTCGTCACCCATGAGCTCGCCGCGGAGACGGAGTGGCTGACCCGCCTCGCCGTGCAGGCGTGCTCGGGGGATCCCGCACGTATGGACCACGCCCCGTGGGCCCTGCACACGGCGGTGCGCGAACTGCTCGTCCGGGTCCCGGTCTACCGTCCGTACGTCACGGCGGGCGGCCCGCTCACGGAGGTCGCGGAGTCGGCGCTCCCGGCCGAGGCGGTCCAGGAGGCCAAGGCCGTCTTCTCCGTACCGCAGGAGGCGGCGGCCGTGGACGTGGTGCGGGACCTGGCGCTGGGCCGGCTCGGCGACGGGCCGGAGCACACGGCGTTCTGCGCCCGGTTCGCACAGACGGCGTCCGCGCTGCACGCCAAGTCGGTGGAGGACACAGCGTTCTACCGCTACGTTCCGCTGATCTCGGCGACCGAGGTGGGCGGCGATCCCGGCCGTCCGGCGGTGAGCCCCGAGGAGTTCCATGCCTTCTGCGCCCGGCTGTCCCGCGACTGGCCGGCCACCGGCACGGTGCTGACCACGCACGACACCAAGCGCAGCGGGGACGTACGGGCCAGGATCGCGGTCCTGTCGGAGTGCCCCGAGCGGTGGGCCTCGCTGGTGGCGCAGCTGGCCCGGGCCACGACCGTGTCCGCGCCGGACCCCCAGCTGGCCTGGCAGGCCTGGCAGTCGGCGTACGGCTGCGCGGGCCTGCCGACCGGGGAGATGGCGGGCAGGCTGGAGCCGGCGCTGCTGAAGTCCGTACGGGAGGCGGGCCTGTTCACCAGCTGGACGGAGCCGGATCCGGCGTACGAGCATGCGGTGAGCGAATTCGTCGCGGCGGGTCCGGGCGCCGACACGGGCCAGGCGCGGGCGATGATGACGCGGTTCGCCGACACCCTCGCCCCCTTCGTGCGCGCCAATGTGCTCGGTGCGGCGCTGGTGCATCTGACGATGCCGGGCGTGCCCGATCTCTACCAGGGCACGGAGCGGGAGTACATCGCCCTGGTCGACCCCGACAACCGCCGGCCGTTCAGCCGGCCTCCGGCCGACGTGCCCGACGAGAAGGCCGGTCTGACCGTGGCGGCGTTGGGGCTGCGGCGGGAGCGGCCCGGACTCTTCGGCGAGTCGGGTACGTACGCCCCGCTGGCGGCACACGGGCCGGCCGCCGCACACTGCCTGGCGTTCTGCCGCTCGGGCGAGGCCGTCACGGCGGTGACCAGGCTCGCGCTGAGGCTGGAGGAGGAGGGCGGCTGGGGCGATACGGCGCTGACGCTGCCCGACGAGGGCCCGTGGCACGACCTGCTGTCCCCCGGCCGGGAGTTCACGGGAACGACGGTCGCGGTGGCCGAACTCTTCGCCGAACGGCCGGTGGCGCTGCTCGTGAAGGCCGAAGGAGGAGGGGCAGCGGACGGCGGCTGA